Proteins from a genomic interval of Syngnathus typhle isolate RoL2023-S1 ecotype Sweden linkage group LG15, RoL_Styp_1.0, whole genome shotgun sequence:
- the h3f3c gene encoding H3 histone, family 3C — translation MARTKQTARKSTGGKAPRKQLATKAARKSAPSTGGVKKPHRYRPGTVALREIRRYQKSTELLIRKLPFQRLVREIAQDFKTDLRFQSAAIGALQEASEAYLVGLFEDTNLCAIHAKRVTIMPKDIQLARRIRGERA, via the exons ATGGCTCGTACCAAGCAAACCGCCCGTAAGTCCACAGGAGGAAAGGCTCCTCGTAAGCAGCTGGCCACTAAGGCTGCTCGTAAAAGTGCCCCCTCGACCGGTGGTGTTAAAAAGCCCCACCGTTACAG GCCCGGTACCGTGGCTCTGAGGGAGATTCGTCGGTACCAGAAGTCCACAGAGCTGCTGATCCGTAAACTGCCCTTCCAGCGCTTGGTCAGGGAGATTGCGCAGGACTTCAAAACTGACTTGCGTTTTCAGAGCGCTGCCATTGGGGCTCTGCAG GAAGCCAGTGAGGCATACTTGGTGGGACTGTTTGAGGACACCAACCTGTGTGCCATCCACGCCAAGAGGGTCACCATCATGCCCAAGGACATCCAGCTGGCCCGCCGAATCCGTGGCGAGCGTGCTTAG